The following DNA comes from Nitrosarchaeum sp..
ACAATAAATAATTTAATTTAATTTCTTTTTTAATGCGTATGTTAAAACTGCACAAATTGTCTTTGAATCTTGAATTTTTCCATTTTTTATCATCGTAATTACTTTTTTAAAATCCATCTTCACTACAGATAATATTTCATCTTCATCTAGCTTCAAATCTGTATTTTTTTTCAATTCGGACGCTACAAAACAATGAATAGCCTCAGTATTGTACCCTATAGAAGGATAGTAGCTTATCAACGGTGTCATTTTTTTAGCACTGTATCCTGTTTCTTCTTCTAATTCTCTAAAAGCACACTTCTTTGGATCTTCTTTTTTTTCTAATGTACCTGCTGGAATTTCAATAACATAACCGTGGGGATATCTATGTTGTTTTACAAGTATCAGTTTATTTTTTTCATCAAATGCTAAAATTGCCGCTGCTCCTCTATGTTCTATCATCTCTCGTTTTACTTTTCTACCTTCAATTACTAAATCATAAATGCTAAGACCTAATATTTTACCTTCGTAGATCTTCTTCTTCATGTTTGATTCATAATTTGATTAATATTTAATTTGTTTGATACGAAATATGTAGTGTTCGAGATTTTTTAGCAATATTGATGGCTTGTTCTAACCATTTCATTGGAAATGATATCTCTTTTGGTATGAACAAATCTGCAGATTTTACTCCATTCATGTTTCTAACTATTTTGGTTAATTCATCCATTTCAAAAATATCACGGCTATACATGAATAACACAATCTGGTTTTTCGCAATAAATGGTATTTGCATAAATGATTCAGAAAGTTCATTATTCATTTTGTCTAATGTTTCTTTAAGATTTCCATCAATCCATGCAAGTATGGCATGTGAAATAAAACCTTCAATTTTTCTTGGATTATAAATTAATGTAAATTGAATACCGTTATTTTTTTGTAATTTATCAATACATCTTGTAACAGTTTTTGTAGAAATTGACATCTCTTCAGCTATTTTTTCAATTTTCTGTCTTGGTTCTTTTATTAAATATTCTAAAATTTCTAGATTTGTTTTAGTTAGATTAGAACTATATCCTGGACTTTCTGCTTCAAAAATTGATAATACTCTTACATCCTTCATTAGTTTATTTGCAAGTTCTATTTTTTGTTGCAAATTTTCTTTTATTACTATACTACATACTGTGATTCCACCAACACATGGTACAACAAAAAATGGTTCTCCAACTAACTTGATTTGTTCTAAAATATCTTTGATGTTTTGTCCTGATACTACAATATACAAAACACCTAGTCCTAAAATTGGAGGTTCTACTTTAATCGTAAATTTCTCAATTATTTTGGATTCCTGCATTTTTTTAATCCGTGCTCTAATTGCTCCGCCTGATATTCCTAACTCCTTTCCAATCTGTCTATCTGATTCTCTGCAATTGTTTAGTAGTCGGCTTAGAATTTTGATATCTAAATTGTCCAATATGTCACCTGAATCCATTTCATGTTGTATACAATTAACTAATAAGATATAAAAATGTCTATACTGTTAGCACTATAGATAATATACATTAAATATCAGACTATTTTTAGTCTTCTCATGGAATATCGATTGCGATTAGCAAAAAGAATGCTGTTTAATAAAAAAGGAAGTCTAATCGGAGCTGTTTTAGCTGTTACTATTGGAATTTTGGTAATTCATGTAAATTTTGTAATTTTTCAGGGATTGTTTGATGCAATTGTTAGAGATATCTCAAATTATAGAAATGGGGATGTTCTAATCACAGATGAAGAAGACTACATCGACAAGTCTGATCAAGCATTAGTTAGTTGGTTTGAAAGAATCCCGTATGTAGAAGCAGCTACTCCCCGGTTGTCATCAAGTGCATCAATCAATATGACAAAATTTGGTACATTACATGAAAAAACAAGAGTTCCTATTGTGGGTGTTGATCCATTTAGAGATATTCAAGCTTCTACAGTTCATGAAACTGTAACAGATGGACAATATGTTTTTGCTAAAAATTCAATTGTATTAGGTTCTAATGTTGCACGAGATATTGGTGGTGCTGAAGTAGGTGATAGTCTAAAATTAAAAATTGTTGATAGATACGGTCAAGATCAAATTAGAAGGTTTGTAGTTACTGGTATAGCACAATCACCAGGTGGACAAGGCTTTGATTATAGTGTCGTTGTACACATTGATACTTTACGTGACTTGATGAATAGAAATGGTGAATCAGGTTCAATAATGGTAAAACTAAACGATCCAACTAAAGCAGATGATGTTAAAAATTTCTTTTTAGCTGCTTTTCCTAACGATGATTTTATTGCAGAAACAATAGAAGAATCAGCTGAAGAACAATTAGCTGGTTTTAGATCTGGTATTGCTATGATAAACATGATTGGCTATTTTGGAATGATGTCATCGGCATTTGCTATTGTTACAATTCAAATGATGTTAGTTAATGGAAAAACTAGAGAAATAGGAGTAATGAGATCAATTGGTGCTACGCGAAAAGACATCTTGGTTATTTTTATTTTTCAGGGAATGATAATTGGTGCAATAGGAGCTGGAGTTGGTACTGCAGCAGGCTTAGGTTATACATTTTATGCAAAGGAGACAAAAATGTCATTCAATAATAGCCTCCCATTGGAAGTAAGTTACAACTGGGAAAAAATAATTCAAACAGCAGTATTATCTTTTATGTTAGCAATAATTGCTTCATTATATCCGTCGTATAGAGCGACTAAATTATTACCTGTGGAGGCGATGAGAACTGTCTAAAGTACTTGAAATTAATAATTTAAGTAAAATTTATGGCACCGGTGAAAACATGGTAAAAGCCCTAGATAATGTATCATTTTCAATTGAAAAAGGAGAATTTGTATTAATTGTAGGTAGCTCTGGTTCCGGAAAATCTACTTTACTTAACATGATAGGTCTTTTAGATCGTCCTACAAATGGTAAAGTCTTCATAGATGGAATAGATACATCAAATCTATCTGACAACCAAATCTCAACATTTAGAAATAAAAAATTAGGATTCATTTTCCAATTTTCAAACCTTTTAACTGATCTGACTGTTCTTGAAAATGTATTACTGCCAAGAGAAATTGCTGGAACTAATGATTCTGCTGAAAAAAATGCTAGAGAATTATTGAAGGCAGTTGGATTAGAGAATCAAATTAACAAAAGAGCAAATAAAATTTCAGGTGGACAAGCACAAAGAGCAGCAATTGCTAGAGGTTTGATAAATAACCCTTCAATAGTTCTAGCTGATGAACCAACTGGTAATTTGGATTCTGTAACTTCTAAAATAATTGTTGATTTGATGAAATCGATGGCAAAAGAACTGAATCAAACATTCATTATTGTTACTCACGATCAACAACATTTTGGAGAAGCTGATCGAATAATTACAATTAAAGATGGCAAAGCATCAGAGGAAGATCAACCATCTGAAATGGAGGTTTTAGTATGATAAATTACAAAATTTTATTTTCATTGACTATGTTGTTATTCATTCCATTAATTATTGATGATTCATACGCTCAAATCAAATCTGGTGGTTTTGGCCAATCGCCATTTGAACGAGATTTTGGAGATGTAAAATTTCTAGAAGGATATTTTGGAACAATTGATAAGAAAATAGAAATTGATCCTGGCGATGATAATGTCCCATTTACTGTAGTATTTGCAAATGTAGGAACACAAGATATTACTGGAATTAAAGGCCAACTATCCCTTCCAGTTGGATTTTCTTCAGCAGATGGTCCTGGTTCACTAATAACTGCTAATAGCGATTCCAATTCATTAGCTGGTGGTACTTTCTATATGACATTTAATGTTAATATTGATAAAAATATTCAGATTAAACAATATCCGGGTACTGTCAAAGTTGACTATTCTAGAATAAGAGAATCAGGAGTTAGAACTTCATTTTCCGAATTTACCTTTAAAGTTACAGGAGACAGTATAATCAATGTTAAAGCATTAGACCCATTTCTTACGTCTTTAAAATTAAACAATGTTGTAATAGAAATTACAAATGATGGAACTGCACCATTATCTAGTGTAGATATTGTCGCTACTAATACTCAAACAGAACTTGCATCTACTTCATCGTCAACTACTAATGTTGAAAACGTAGTAATCTTAGAATCAAACTGGGATGTTGGCAACATAAATCCAAAATCCTCTAGATATCTTACTGCTACAGTATACGTACCTGGAAATCTTCAACAAGATACATTACGAATTCCATTATCTATTCAATTCTATAATGCACATGGTGATTTACAAACTATTTCTAAAATTGTTGATTTTTACATTAGAGGATTGATTGAACTTAACATGTATGATGTAGGAGTGATTGAATTATCTAATACACAAATGGTTGTGGGAGAAATAATAAACGAAGGAAATGAAAATGCAGTGTTTAGTTTTGTTACAATTGAACCTAGGGGTGACTCAAATATTAAAACTAAAACTCAATTTATTGATGAAATTGAAATTGATTCACCTGTACCATTTAACATTCCATTAGAATTTGATGGTGAACCTAGATATGGCGAACACGATATCAAACTAACTGTAAGATACAAAGATAGTGTTAGAGATGAAACACTATTTACACATGACGCTACAATATTTGTAAAAGAATCAGAAAAAATTCAATCTGATAATAGTTTTATGTTTATTATTCCATTAATAGTAGCCGCTGCAATAGGACTCTATGTTATTCGTAGGCGTAAAAAATCAAAAATTCAGGCTAGTTAAAATTAAATTTTAAATTAGAAATAATAGAAAAAGAACTGTTTAAAATGAGATTATCTACTATTATCATGATTGCAGTTTTAGCTATAGGAAGTATAGTGATCTTTTTTGGTTATATTACAAATCAAAATTCTCCAGAAACCATTGAACAATTAGATCCATACGAAAAATTACAAAACTACAAAGAAGAACTAGAAAAAATTAACCAATATAATCAAAAACTACTTTTAGAATTAGAAGACAAACTGATTAATTCTGATAATTCTAGTTTAAACCAACTAAACCAAGAAATTTCAGTACTCAAACGAGTCATTAATGATAATAAACTGGAACTTGAACAAGTTATAAAAAAACTTTCTACGATGAATTCCCCGCCTTAAGATCGATTAATTCTAATTCCCTATTCTGGGACATTTGCATTATTGTTATATGATTAAGTTGAGATGATATGAATCAGGCATGGCAAATAGCATATTTCTATTTCTAGTCGGTAGTATAGTTGGATTCATAACAACACCATTTCTCTGAATCCTTTTTTATTTCTAAATTCATATACATAGAAAAAAACCAAAAATCATGCGAAATCATCAAAAATTGACAATCGTTGGTATGATCTTGTTGGCTGCTACCTATTTGATTTCTAATCATGAAACAAATCTTCTTGGAATTGGATTTAATTTTGCTTACATTACTGGAATTTCTATGTTGATTGTATTCATTACAAGTTTTGTATTATTTGGAAAAGAGAGAATAAAAGAATCAAAATCTAAAAAATAAATTTTTTAGGCATAAAAAATATGAAAATTTTTTAATTTTATTATGGCTAAGATTATAAACGAATAATGGATCTTGCGTTTATGCCAATAGATGAGATTGAAGTGCCAAAGGAGTTAAGAGAATTCATGATAGGTGGGGCACATGAAACTATACTTGGACAAAAAAATGGCGCAAATAAACAATATCGATATGGTAATTTACACATAAGAGAATATGATGATAAATTTCTAGTTCATACTGATAAAATTGATCCTAGAAAAGATCCATTTGGTCATTTAGTATATGATGCCCCAGAAATTCTAATTGGAATTGCATGTTCAATTTTAGGTGGTTCAAAAATCGCAAAATTATTTCTTAAGAATAATAAATCCAAAAACTCAACTGTAGCAGCTACTATAACATCTTCTATTATTGCTGGATACATTGGGTATGTTGCAACAAAAAAAGCTAAAAATTATTTAGAATAATAATGTCTAACATAAGAACAATTCAAGTGTTTTACAAACTACTACCTTCAATTTTGGCATTACGAAAAGATAGAAGAAAATGGGTTAAAACAGAAGGCAAGGACACTGATTTAGAAAAATATCGCAAGAACGCGCGTAAAGTTTTAAACACTTTCATTTCATTAGGACCTGTTTACATAAAATTGGGACAGTGGCTTTCATCAAGAGCAGATATTTTACCGCAACCATACTTGGAAGAACTTGCCAAGCTACAAGATAGTGTTCCAGCAGCTCCATTTGATCTGGTAAAACCAATAATTGAAAATGATATCGGACCACTTGATGAAAAATTTGAAAGCATAAATCAAAATCCTCTCTCTGGTGCATCACTAGGTCAAGTTTATCGAGGAAGAATATCTGGTCAAGAGATTGTAATTAAAGTAAAAAGACCTGGTATTGAAAAAGTTGTAGAAGAAGATCTTAAAGTCT
Coding sequences within:
- a CDS encoding NUDIX hydrolase, with translation MKKKIYEGKILGLSIYDLVIEGRKVKREMIEHRGAAAILAFDEKNKLILVKQHRYPHGYVIEIPAGTLEKKEDPKKCAFRELEEETGYSAKKMTPLISYYPSIGYNTEAIHCFVASELKKNTDLKLDEDEILSVVKMDFKKVITMIKNGKIQDSKTICAVLTYALKKKLN
- a CDS encoding AsnC family transcriptional regulator translates to MDNLDIKILSRLLNNCRESDRQIGKELGISGGAIRARIKKMQESKIIEKFTIKVEPPILGLGVLYIVVSGQNIKDILEQIKLVGEPFFVVPCVGGITVCSIVIKENLQQKIELANKLMKDVRVLSIFEAESPGYSSNLTKTNLEILEYLIKEPRQKIEKIAEEMSISTKTVTRCIDKLQKNNGIQFTLIYNPRKIEGFISHAILAWIDGNLKETLDKMNNELSESFMQIPFIAKNQIVLFMYSRDIFEMDELTKIVRNMNGVKSADLFIPKEISFPMKWLEQAINIAKKSRTLHISYQTN
- a CDS encoding ABC transporter permease: MEYRLRLAKRMLFNKKGSLIGAVLAVTIGILVIHVNFVIFQGLFDAIVRDISNYRNGDVLITDEEDYIDKSDQALVSWFERIPYVEAATPRLSSSASINMTKFGTLHEKTRVPIVGVDPFRDIQASTVHETVTDGQYVFAKNSIVLGSNVARDIGGAEVGDSLKLKIVDRYGQDQIRRFVVTGIAQSPGGQGFDYSVVVHIDTLRDLMNRNGESGSIMVKLNDPTKADDVKNFFLAAFPNDDFIAETIEESAEEQLAGFRSGIAMINMIGYFGMMSSAFAIVTIQMMLVNGKTREIGVMRSIGATRKDILVIFIFQGMIIGAIGAGVGTAAGLGYTFYAKETKMSFNNSLPLEVSYNWEKIIQTAVLSFMLAIIASLYPSYRATKLLPVEAMRTV
- a CDS encoding ABC transporter ATP-binding protein; amino-acid sequence: MVKALDNVSFSIEKGEFVLIVGSSGSGKSTLLNMIGLLDRPTNGKVFIDGIDTSNLSDNQISTFRNKKLGFIFQFSNLLTDLTVLENVLLPREIAGTNDSAEKNARELLKAVGLENQINKRANKISGGQAQRAAIARGLINNPSIVLADEPTGNLDSVTSKIIVDLMKSMAKELNQTFIIVTHDQQHFGEADRIITIKDGKASEEDQPSEMEVLV
- a CDS encoding COG1361 S-layer family protein, yielding MINYKILFSLTMLLFIPLIIDDSYAQIKSGGFGQSPFERDFGDVKFLEGYFGTIDKKIEIDPGDDNVPFTVVFANVGTQDITGIKGQLSLPVGFSSADGPGSLITANSDSNSLAGGTFYMTFNVNIDKNIQIKQYPGTVKVDYSRIRESGVRTSFSEFTFKVTGDSIINVKALDPFLTSLKLNNVVIEITNDGTAPLSSVDIVATNTQTELASTSSSTTNVENVVILESNWDVGNINPKSSRYLTATVYVPGNLQQDTLRIPLSIQFYNAHGDLQTISKIVDFYIRGLIELNMYDVGVIELSNTQMVVGEIINEGNENAVFSFVTIEPRGDSNIKTKTQFIDEIEIDSPVPFNIPLEFDGEPRYGEHDIKLTVRYKDSVRDETLFTHDATIFVKESEKIQSDNSFMFIIPLIVAAAIGLYVIRRRKKSKIQAS